The genomic interval CCGTCACGGCGGTCGTGCCGCCCGTGTTGTCGCCCCACGCCGTCTGGTTCTGCGCATCGGCGTAGATCTGATACGCCACCCTGGCCGTGCCGCCCGCGAGCGTCATTTTGCGCGACGCGGGCAGGCCCGTGGCGCCGCCGCTCAGGCTGATGCGATACGCGTCGCCGTTCGTGCACTGCGCCGTGATCGTGCCCGTGGCTGTAAGCGATTTGGTCAGGAGTCCGGAGGACGGGAACACGAGATCGGTGGCGCCGATACTGCAATTGTTGGTGACGGTGGCCGAGGCCGCGAACGTGAAGCCGCCGCCGCTCGTGGTCATCGACGAACAGCCCGGCGGCCCGAGCAGGCCGAGTAGATAGTAGCCGTACGTGAGGGACGTTTCGCTCGCGCCGAAACTGTGCGAGTACGAGGTGTCGCCGTTGCCCGCGGTGGGTAGCGTGGGCTGATTCGCCGCGATCAGCCCATAGTAGGGAAACGTGACCGTATTGCTCGTGCCCAATAGCGGCTGCGATACCGACACGGAAATTGGCGTGGTTCCGGCCGCCGCCGACCCCCACGCAATCGTATGCGCCTGGTCGCTGTAGAGGTCGTATTGCATCGTCGCGCTGCCGCCCGCCATCGCCATCGTGCGCGGTTGCGCGGCCGTGAGATTGAGGCATACGAGCGCCGTGGGCGCGAGCGACACCACGGTCCAGTTGCAGGTCACGCTGATCGTGCCGGAGCCGCCCACGGGCTGGCGCGTGATCGGGCTCACCACGCCGAACGAGATTGGCGACACCGTGGCCGAACAGGTTTGCGCGTGCGCCCGCGCGGGCAGCAGCAGCGCGAGTGCGCAGAGCAGGGCGCCGAACAGCACGATGGGCCAGCGGCGTGAGGAGCGGGTCATCGCGAGTCTCCGGAAACGGGATGGCATGTGTAGGGGCCAAAGGTGGGCAGCGAGCCGTCGGTGGGGCGCACGTAGCGGAAATCGACCGTGCAGTGCAGGTGTCCCGCGCTGATCAGCAGATGATTCTCGGCTTGCAGGTTGTCGAGGAACGCGAGGCCGTCGTAGCCGACGATGGTGTCGGTGCCGCTTTCGCGCAAATGCACGCGCGTGCC from Paraburkholderia acidisoli carries:
- a CDS encoding Csu type fimbrial protein — protein: MTRSSRRWPIVLFGALLCALALLLPARAHAQTCSATVSPISFGVVSPITRQPVGGSGTISVTCNWTVVSLAPTALVCLNLTAAQPRTMAMAGGSATMQYDLYSDQAHTIAWGSAAAGTTPISVSVSQPLLGTSNTVTFPYYGLIAANQPTLPTAGNGDTSYSHSFGASETSLTYGYYLLGLLGPPGCSSMTTSGGGFTFAASATVTNNCSIGATDLVFPSSGLLTKSLTATGTITAQCTNGDAYRISLSGGATGLPASRKMTLAGGTARVAYQIYADAQNQTAWGDNTGGTTAVTGVGTGSTASYTMYGLVPVQSTPQPGNYSDSITATISF